The Dehalococcoidales bacterium genome includes the window GCGGTCACCCAGGTGATACCATCTTCGATATCTTTCTCCTCCCCCTCCAGCTCCAGTACCACCCAGCCCTTGTCTTCGGATACATCAGCCCGGCGAATATTGGTTACTACGCTAAACTGCTGACTGAGATTATAGATAATAGGTTCCTTAATCAAGTCCTGCGGAAAAGTAAACATTACCTGTCTTTTAATCATCCTGTTAACCCTCCTTTACCTTTAATGCGATTAAAGCGGTACGGGTAAAGTACAATAAGCTTAAACCGGCGTGCCGAGCACCTCTTCGAAGGATTCAACGGTGGGCTGTATGGTGAATGGTTTAACCACATCGGCCACCGTCTCCTGTGTCCGCGGCCCGGCTCCGGTAATGTAGGTTACGGTAAGGTCATTCTTTTTGATTGCCCCGGAAGCCGCCAGTTTCCGGAGCACGCCGATGACCACTCCTCCGGCGGCCTCGGTAAAGATGCCTTCTGTTTGCGCCAGCAGCTTCATCCCGGCAATAGCTTCAGCATCAGTCGCGGCACAGGCTTCACCGCCGGAATCCTTGATGATTTTTAAAGCGTAGTAACCATCAGCCGGGTTACCAATAGCCAGGGACTTGGCGATAGTCTTCGGTTCTACCGGGTTCACGTGGAG containing:
- a CDS encoding NIL domain-containing protein — encoded protein: MIKRQVMFTFPQDLIKEPIIYNLSQQFSVVTNIRRADVSEDKGWVVLELEGEEKDIEDGITWVTA